The Streptomyces sp. NBC_01689 genome includes a window with the following:
- a CDS encoding zinc-binding dehydrogenase has product MRAVQLKEFGGPEVLIPAEHPDPVPGPGEVVIDVAYVDTIFVETQIRAGRGRDHFPVTPPYVPGGGVSGVVRVVGAGVPAEWLGRRVSSFVTGSCAERAVAPVSALTAVPDPLDLLPAAALVHDGVTALGLLGLTALGETDRVLALGASGGMGTLLVQPTQARGARVIAVARGEEKLALVRELGADAAVDATRDDWAASARHALGGRSRGRTSCWTGWAVPWAPPPSPSRPTVAASPRTERRREVSHPLDTEDAARRAIGLFGIADVQFDPADLNRLTSEAHTTAATGRLRPVIGGVFPLARAAEAHAAIEGRGLVGKVMLRV; this is encoded by the coding sequence ATGCGTGCGGTGCAGCTCAAGGAGTTCGGCGGTCCCGAGGTCCTGATCCCGGCAGAGCATCCCGATCCGGTTCCCGGGCCGGGCGAGGTGGTGATCGACGTGGCCTACGTGGACACGATCTTCGTGGAGACGCAGATACGGGCGGGACGGGGCCGCGACCACTTCCCGGTCACGCCTCCCTACGTCCCAGGCGGCGGGGTGTCCGGTGTCGTGCGGGTCGTCGGCGCGGGCGTCCCGGCGGAGTGGCTGGGCCGGCGGGTCTCCTCCTTCGTGACGGGCAGCTGCGCCGAACGGGCCGTGGCCCCGGTGTCGGCCCTGACGGCGGTCCCCGACCCGCTGGATCTCCTGCCCGCGGCGGCGCTGGTCCACGACGGTGTCACGGCACTCGGTCTGCTCGGGCTGACGGCCCTCGGCGAGACCGACCGTGTCCTCGCCCTGGGCGCCTCCGGCGGCATGGGCACCCTGCTCGTCCAGCCGACGCAAGCCCGGGGCGCGCGGGTGATCGCGGTGGCCCGGGGCGAGGAGAAGCTCGCCCTGGTGAGAGAGCTGGGGGCGGACGCGGCGGTCGACGCCACCCGGGACGACTGGGCGGCGTCCGCCCGCCACGCACTCGGCGGGAGATCGAGGGGGCGGACGTCGTGCTGGACGGGGTGGGCGGTGCCCTGGGCGCCGCCGCCCTCTCCCTCACGGCCGACGGTGGCCGCTTCTCCGCGCACGGAGCGGCGTCGGGAGGTTTCGCACCCGCTCGACACGGAGGACGCCGCCCGCCGCGCGATCGGACTCTTCGGCATCGCGGACGTCCAGTTCGATCCGGCGGACCTCAACCGCCTCACGTCCGAGGCCCACACGACGGCCGCGACGGGGAGACTGCGACCGGTGATCGGCGGGGTGTTCCCCCTGGCACGGGCCGCGGAGGCACATGCGGCGATCGAGGGGCGGGGGTTGGTGGGGAAGGTGATGTTGAGGGTGTGA
- a CDS encoding helix-turn-helix domain-containing protein → MASLNVGNLGEYLREQRRTAQLSLRQLADAAGVSNPYLSQIERGLRKPSAEVLQQVAKALRISAETLYVRAGILDAERDRDEVETRAVILADPTLNERQKQVLLQIYESFRKENGFEIAPDTVQGTAQDLSPGVVQETVQDPAQNISDTRPSPDTAVRSPRTADGSDADPQQTAG, encoded by the coding sequence ATGGCATCGCTCAACGTCGGCAATCTCGGTGAGTATCTGCGTGAACAGCGGCGCACCGCGCAGCTGTCACTGCGGCAGCTCGCCGACGCCGCCGGGGTGTCCAATCCGTATCTGAGCCAGATCGAGCGCGGGCTGCGCAAGCCGAGCGCGGAGGTGCTGCAGCAGGTCGCCAAGGCGCTGCGGATCTCCGCCGAGACGCTGTACGTGCGGGCCGGCATCCTCGACGCCGAGCGGGACCGGGACGAGGTGGAGACACGTGCCGTCATCCTCGCCGATCCCACGCTGAACGAGCGGCAGAAGCAGGTACTGCTCCAGATCTACGAGTCCTTCCGCAAGGAGAACGGATTCGAGATCGCGCCGGACACGGTCCAGGGCACGGCCCAGGACCTGAGCCCGGGTGTGGTCCAGGAGACGGTGCAGGACCCGGCGCAGAACATATCGGACACCCGGCCATCGCCGGACACCGCTGTCCGCAGCCCCCGCACGGCCGACGGCAGCGATGCCGATCCGCAGCAGACCGCCGGTTGA
- a CDS encoding GntR family transcriptional regulator, with amino-acid sequence MDEGQSTEGGGKEFWRVLEELRARLANGAYPLGSSLPAQRTLADELGVSRDTVQRALRALAGEGWIESRQGSGSRVVKSPTQLGTQQQEVPRVRATLGTFVARAFAQPVVQLDVFTLTSESLDAHIRLQAERVRLGEVRPERIELRMLLPDTSLTLPYPRAKQLVSEGEARPDDGAGSEPGHGHGQVAQLNGTLHDRLNDITRRHSISLRSALRDLKTEKLVPSVQVEVRYVPLTPAFKLYLRPGVEALFGPYEVVERSILMDDETEVDAIDVLGLGSTLTRHVNDEGDPDSSGSVFVESMRAWFDSCWNLLARPS; translated from the coding sequence GTGGACGAGGGACAGAGCACCGAAGGGGGCGGCAAGGAGTTCTGGCGTGTCCTGGAGGAGTTGCGCGCCCGCCTGGCCAACGGCGCCTACCCGCTGGGCAGCTCACTGCCGGCCCAGCGAACCCTCGCCGACGAGCTGGGAGTCTCGCGGGACACTGTCCAACGAGCTCTGAGGGCGCTGGCGGGCGAGGGCTGGATCGAGTCCCGGCAGGGCAGCGGGTCACGCGTGGTCAAGAGCCCCACACAACTCGGCACCCAGCAGCAGGAGGTGCCCCGGGTGCGCGCGACCCTGGGTACGTTCGTCGCCCGCGCCTTCGCACAACCGGTCGTCCAATTGGACGTGTTCACCCTCACCTCCGAATCCCTGGACGCCCACATCCGGCTGCAGGCCGAGCGCGTCCGTCTGGGGGAGGTCCGCCCCGAGCGCATCGAGTTGCGCATGCTGTTGCCCGACACGTCACTGACGCTCCCCTACCCCCGCGCGAAGCAACTCGTGAGTGAGGGGGAGGCGCGGCCGGACGACGGGGCCGGGTCCGAGCCCGGGCACGGGCACGGGCAAGTCGCCCAGTTGAACGGCACACTGCATGATCGCCTGAACGACATCACCCGGCGGCACTCGATCTCGCTGCGTTCGGCGCTGCGGGACCTGAAGACGGAGAAACTGGTGCCCTCCGTGCAGGTGGAGGTCCGGTACGTGCCGCTCACGCCCGCGTTCAAGCTGTACCTGCGCCCAGGCGTGGAGGCCTTGTTCGGACCGTACGAGGTGGTGGAACGCTCGATCCTGATGGACGACGAGACCGAGGTCGACGCCATCGACGTGCTGGGCCTCGGATCGACGCTCACCCGTCACGTCAACGACGAGGGAGATCCGGACTCCTCCGGCTCGGTGTTCGTGGAGAGCATGCGCGCCTGGTTCGACTCCTGCTGGAATCTCCTCGCGCGGCCGTCCTGA
- a CDS encoding phosphotransferase family protein produces MSGPPGPLALEEASDTAFRDFVRYAKAFGSFGRGHHNLNYMVRPLTERDSRLVACDDGAPVTVRERIPSALPVVIRTWQDEAEILNTIWDVLPHVPRCLVKHRDLTILSYVEGMPLSRICPNGNPLDSGLIVALADLLADLTRVRRQHLPPLPPSWPHSNRDSSAFLRVLAFAAEEQIRQRNWAEFGGLFAMLGIPEDALVRFADRVPALISRPFSLLHTDLHRDNVIVSYDGDPPLICVDWELATYGDPLHDLATHLVRMRYPEYQWPEVIEAWREAMGRRRPAAAHGLDRDLRHYVAFERAQSVYPDVIRAAMSLGVSVSQQELDAATAAVHRALLAAEGPLRLASVPDESAIERILFRWNESRGGRHKNHRPRSRIAWTPDPRLTSPTRTLTAAEVSEALFEEGAASADRVFKGTAHLNTAVRVSGVDFPVMVRRKIGTSDARERRFLNEHAVLGAIDRSHVPVRAPRVLALGMSGLSEQFTVHSYEGPVDPFRPPDHPTDGLRPFEADDLVDQLHALTFVDCDELDAGAQGLDFYRGLRDELVRMVNQLPKPTRDLTRELGLPDGYRLGEIFDRHKLEKRRPVLLHGDLNPWNLVRGERGGLVLIDWEMAVVGDPLYDLVRHMHLTPTRPEIRERLFARWARLLPEKCTTGWQEDWRVYRWMEVVRSAYVDLDRLVTGDSLDAPNVRRAVDSYAMTLAEATAVLGLPGKLTANPYLARALPHRHHGVRRTAGVSADF; encoded by the coding sequence ATGTCCGGGCCGCCCGGTCCCCTGGCCCTGGAAGAGGCGTCGGACACGGCGTTCCGCGACTTCGTCCGCTACGCCAAGGCGTTCGGATCGTTCGGCCGGGGACACCACAACCTGAACTACATGGTGCGGCCGCTCACGGAGCGTGACTCCCGGCTGGTGGCGTGTGACGACGGCGCGCCGGTGACGGTGCGGGAACGTATCCCCTCCGCCCTACCCGTGGTCATCAGGACCTGGCAGGACGAGGCGGAGATCCTCAACACGATCTGGGACGTCCTGCCTCACGTTCCACGCTGCCTGGTCAAGCACCGCGATCTGACGATCCTCAGTTACGTGGAGGGCATGCCGCTGTCGCGCATCTGCCCGAACGGCAATCCCCTGGACTCCGGCCTGATCGTCGCCCTCGCGGATCTCCTTGCGGACCTGACACGGGTGCGCAGACAGCACCTCCCTCCGCTGCCGCCGTCCTGGCCCCACTCCAACCGTGACAGCAGTGCCTTCCTGCGGGTGCTGGCGTTCGCGGCGGAGGAGCAGATCAGGCAGCGCAACTGGGCCGAATTCGGCGGACTCTTCGCGATGCTCGGGATCCCCGAGGACGCGCTGGTGCGCTTCGCCGACCGGGTTCCCGCGCTCATCAGCCGCCCCTTCAGCCTCCTCCACACCGACCTGCACCGGGACAACGTCATCGTCTCGTACGACGGTGATCCGCCCCTGATCTGCGTCGACTGGGAGCTTGCGACCTACGGCGACCCCTTGCACGACCTCGCCACGCATCTGGTGCGGATGCGGTACCCCGAGTACCAGTGGCCCGAGGTGATCGAGGCGTGGCGTGAGGCGATGGGCCGTCGGCGTCCCGCGGCCGCGCACGGACTCGACCGCGATCTCCGGCACTACGTCGCCTTCGAACGTGCCCAGTCCGTCTACCCGGACGTGATCCGGGCCGCCATGTCGCTGGGAGTCTCCGTCAGTCAGCAGGAACTGGACGCCGCGACCGCCGCGGTGCACCGGGCCCTGCTGGCGGCCGAGGGACCGCTGCGGCTCGCGAGTGTGCCGGACGAGTCCGCGATCGAGCGCATTCTCTTCCGGTGGAACGAGTCGCGAGGAGGCCGGCACAAGAATCACCGGCCGCGTTCACGGATCGCCTGGACACCCGATCCCCGACTCACCTCGCCGACCCGGACGCTCACTGCGGCGGAAGTGAGCGAGGCGTTGTTCGAGGAGGGCGCGGCCTCGGCGGACCGGGTGTTCAAAGGGACGGCCCATCTCAACACGGCGGTACGGGTGTCGGGCGTGGACTTTCCCGTGATGGTCCGCCGGAAGATCGGCACGTCCGACGCCCGGGAGCGCAGATTTCTCAATGAGCACGCCGTCCTGGGCGCCATTGACCGGTCACACGTTCCCGTGCGCGCTCCGCGGGTGCTCGCCCTGGGCATGAGCGGCCTCAGCGAACAGTTCACCGTCCACTCGTACGAAGGGCCGGTGGACCCGTTCCGGCCACCGGACCACCCTACCGACGGGCTGCGCCCGTTCGAGGCGGACGACCTTGTGGACCAGCTCCACGCCCTGACCTTCGTCGACTGCGATGAACTGGACGCGGGCGCACAGGGGTTGGATTTCTATCGCGGCCTCCGCGACGAACTCGTCCGCATGGTGAACCAGCTCCCCAAGCCGACCCGGGACCTGACGCGGGAACTCGGGCTTCCCGACGGGTACCGGCTGGGCGAGATCTTCGATCGGCACAAGCTGGAGAAGCGTCGGCCCGTGCTGCTCCACGGCGATCTCAATCCGTGGAACCTGGTACGCGGTGAACGGGGCGGCCTGGTGCTCATCGACTGGGAGATGGCCGTCGTCGGCGACCCGCTGTACGACCTGGTCCGTCACATGCATCTGACGCCCACCCGGCCCGAGATCCGCGAGCGGCTGTTCGCCCGCTGGGCCCGTCTACTGCCGGAGAAATGCACCACGGGCTGGCAGGAGGACTGGCGTGTCTACCGGTGGATGGAGGTGGTCCGCTCGGCGTACGTGGATCTGGACCGCCTGGTGACGGGCGACAGCCTGGACGCCCCGAACGTCCGCCGGGCGGTCGACTCCTACGCGATGACCCTGGCCGAGGCCACCGCGGTGCTGGGACTGCCGGGCAAATTGACGGCGAACCCCTACCTTGCCCGTGCGCTGCCGCACCGACACCATGGAGTCCGACGGACAGCCGGGGTATCCGCGGATTTCTGA